Proteins encoded in a region of the Bactrocera tryoni isolate S06 chromosome 4, CSIRO_BtryS06_freeze2, whole genome shotgun sequence genome:
- the LOC120773678 gene encoding serine/threonine-protein kinase Tao isoform X1 — protein MPPARPGSLKDPEIADLFYKHDPEKIFEDLREIGHGSFGAVYYARCNLTKEIVAIKKMSFLGKQSLEKWQDILKEIRFLRQLNHPNTIEYKGCYLRESTAWLVMEYCVGSASDIIEVHKKPLHEDEIAAICDGVLNGLSYLHSLGRIHRDIKAGNILLTDNGIVKLADFGSAAIKCPANSFVGTPYWMAPEVILAMDEGQYDGKVDVWSLGITCIELAERKPPYFNMNAMSALYHIAQNDSPNLSKNEWSDTFCNFVELCLKKMPVERPSSTKLLKHEFLTQPRSDIVLLELIARTKAAVRELDNLNYRKMKKILMVDTCETESAIGDTDDTQDEHAGGDSSKSNSITSEHSIHSVGVSAASSQVSSSSNSIPTSQNHILTQQQHIAVNYQQQAAAAAAAAAAASGVAARNSSRQRNLPPLPNIMHNMNNNVTPTNSTSVVPAPMMPVSSASHSAGGGSPAATANMGTGMLSQASGVCVGSAGGAGDRMPRYLSSPAAAAAVYAASSQQAISNAVNEHGPNNFATIRTTSIVTKQQKEHMQEEMHEQMSGYKRMRREHQAALLKLEEKCKLEMEAHKGALDKEYDNLLYNFTRELERLEAKHQQDLERRQKQTTAAEKKLFKEISLKQESERKAFDLNRKKEYKANKERWKRELSMDESTPKRQRDLTLQSQKDNLKQAEAQEEQRLLRVQKQYIDLEMRKFRRRRLISLHELEDQLLRDELSKKQHQLEQAHAILLKHHEKTQELEYRQQKSVHQLREEQINTQHDTELKNQNDYMERVKKELLRKHALEIRQHPKSLKQKELQIRKQFRETCKTQTKQYKRYKAQILQTTPKEQQKEVIKQLKEEKHRKLTLLGEQYEQSIADMFQSQSYKLDETQVIECHRTNEQLEYELDVLTAYQNKNKKQAQEQRDRERKELENRVNVRRGLLESKMNAELQQFNQERAERLRIKQEKHARELEAFDQESLALGFSALSLSEVSRETYPDEEGSLSGSMISLAHSNSSTSFPAGSL, from the exons ATGCCACCTGCACGTCCTGGAAGTCTTAAGGATCCGGAAATTGCCGATCTTTTTTATAAACATGATCCAGAAAAAATATTCGAGGACTTGCGTGAAATTGGTCATGGCTCGTTTGGCGCTGTTTATTATGCGCGATGCAACCTTACCAAAGAAATCGTGGCCATTAAAAAGATGTCCTTTTTGGGCAAACAGAGCCTTGAAAAATGGCAGGATATTCTTAAAGAAATCAG atttcTTCGTCAATTGAATCATCCGAACACCATAGAATACAAGGGCTGCTATCTACGTGAATCAACAGCGTGGCTGGTAATGGAATATTGTGTTGGCTCGGCTTCAGATATTATTGAAGTACATAAGAAGCCTTTACACGAGGACGAAATCGCTGCGATATGTGATGGCGTTCTGAACGGCTTGAGTTACTTACACAGTTTGGGGCGCATACACAGAGATATAAAAGCCGGCAATATTCTTCTCACAGATAATGGTATTGTTAAATTGGCAGATTTCGGTAGCGCTGCTATTAAGTGTCCAGCTAACAGTTTTGTGGGCACTCCGTATTGGATGGCCCCGGAAGTGATTCTAGCTATGGATGAGGGCCAGTATGATGGTAAAGTTGATGTGTGGTCCTTGGGTATTACTTGCATTGAATTGGCTGAACGGAAACCACCATATTTTAACATGAATGCAATGTCTGCTCTTTATCACATTGCTCAAAATGATTCTCCAAATTTATCC aaaaatgaatGGTCAGATACATTTTGCAATTTTGTTGAATTGTGTCTCAAAAAAATGCCCGTGGAGCGACCTTCGTCAACGAAACTGCTAAAACACGAATTTTTGACACAGCCACGTTCAGATATTGTGTTGCTGGAATTGATAGCTCGTACAAAAGCTGCAGTGCGTGAAttagataatttaaattatcgtaaaatgaaaaaaatactaatgGTCGATACCTGCGAGACTGAGAGCGCCATAGGCGATACGGACGATACACAGGATGAACATGCTGGCGGTGATAGCAGCAAGAGTAATAGTATTACTTCAGAACACTCCATACATTCGGTGGGTGTGTCGGCGGCCAGTAGTCAAGTA AGCTCTTCGTCGAATTCTATTCCCACCAGTCAAAATCACATATTGACACAACAGCAGCATATTGCTGTGAATTATCAGCAACAAGCAGCTGCtgcggcagcggcggcggcggctgCAAGTGGAGTTGCGGCACGAAATTCATCACGACAAAGAAATCTGCCGCCACTACCTAATATAATGCACAATATGAACAATAATGTTACGCCAACAAATTCAACTTCCGTTGTGCCAGCACCTATGATGCCTGTATCGTCCGCAAGTCATTCAGCAGGAGGGGGTTCCCCTGCTGCTACAGCGAATATGGGAACAGGCATGTTATCTCAAGCAAGCGGTGTTTGCGTGGGCAGTGCCGGTGGTGCTGGCGATCGTATGCCTCGCTATTTGTCATCACCTGCCGCCGCAGCCGCAGTATATGCTGCATCGTCACAGCAAGCCATCTCTAATGCCGTCAATGAGCATGGACCTAACAATTTTGCCACTATTCGGACTACAAGTATTGTAACAAAGCAACAGAAAGAACATATGCAG GAGGAAATGCATGAACAAATGTCTGGCTATAAACGAATGCGTCGCGAGCATCAAGCTGCGTTACTGAAGCTCGAAGAGAAGTGTAAACTGGAAATGGAGGCTCATAAGGGTGCATTAGACAAGGAATATGATAATCTGTTATACAACTTCACACGGGAATTGGAGCGTTTAGAG GCGAAGCATCAGCAAGACCTAGAACGTCGTCAAAAGCAAACAACCGCAGCGGAAAAGAAACTTTTCAAGGAGATTTCTTTGAAACAGGAAAGTGAACGTAAAGCCTTTGATTTAAATCGCAAAAAGGAATATAAGGCAAATAAAGAACGATGGAAACGTGAACTATCGATGGATGAATCCACACCGAAACGGCAACGTGACCTGACGTTGCAATCACAGAAAGACAACTTGAAGCAAGCAGAAGCGCAAGAGGAACAACGTTTGCTGAGAGTACAAAAACAGTATATTGACTTGGAAATGCGGAAATTCAGAAGAAGACGCCTAATATCTCTTCACGAGCTCGAAGACCAGTTATTGCGTGAT GAATTAAGCAAAAAGCAACATCAGTTGGAGCAGGCGCATGCTATTCTGCTGAAACATCATGAAAAAACGCAGGAACTAGAATATCGTCAGCAAAAAAGTGTACATCAGCTTCGCGAGGAGCAG ATAAATACTCAGCACGATACGGAACTGAAGAATCAAAATGACTATATGGAGCGAGTTAAAAAAGAACTTCTGCGGAAACACGCTCTTGAAATCAGACAACATCCTAAAAGTTTAAAG CAAAAAGAACTGCAAATCCGTAAACAATTTCGCGAAACTTGCAAAACTCAGACAAAACAATATAAACGCTATAAGGCACAAATTCTCCAGACCACACCAAAAGAACAGCAGAAGGAGGTTATAAAACAATTGAAGGAAGAGAAGCATCGAAAATTAACACTTCTCGGTGAACag TACGAACAAAGCATCGCCGATATGTTCCAAAGTCAGAGTTACAAATTGGATGAGACCCAAGTGATTGAGTGCCATCGTACCAACGAGCAATTGGAATACGAACTTGATGTGCTCACTGcctatcaaaataaaaacaagaaacaagcTCAGGAGCAACGTGATCGTGAGCGTAAAGAGTTGGAAAACAGAGTAAACGTTCGTAGAGGTTTACTGGAGAGCAAG ATGAATGCGGAGTTACAGCAGTTCAATCAAGAGCGAGCTGAACGTTTACGTATCAAACAAGAAAAGCATGCCAGAGAACTAGAAGCTTTCGATCAGGAATCGCTTGCGTTAGGTTTCAG CGCTCTATCACTCAGCGAGGTGTCGCGCGAAACATACCCCGACGAGGAGGGTAGCTTATCAGGGTCCATGATCAGTTTAGCGCATAGTAATAGCTCTACAAGTTTTCCGGCTGGCTCCCTATAG
- the LOC120773678 gene encoding serine/threonine-protein kinase Tao isoform X3, whose protein sequence is MPPARPGSLKDPEIADLFYKHDPEKIFEDLREIGHGSFGAVYYARCNLTKEIVAIKKMSFLGKQSLEKWQDILKEIRFLRQLNHPNTIEYKGCYLRESTAWLVMEYCVGSASDIIEVHKKPLHEDEIAAICDGVLNGLSYLHSLGRIHRDIKAGNILLTDNGIVKLADFGSAAIKCPANSFVGTPYWMAPEVILAMDEGQYDGKVDVWSLGITCIELAERKPPYFNMNAMSALYHIAQNDSPNLSKNEWSDTFCNFVELCLKKMPVERPSSTKLLKHEFLTQPRSDIVLLELIARTKAAVRELDNLNYRKMKKILMVDTCETESAIGDTDDTQDEHAGGDSSKSNSITSEHSIHSSSSSNSIPTSQNHILTQQQHIAVNYQQQAAAAAAAAAAASGVAARNSSRQRNLPPLPNIMHNMNNNVTPTNSTSVVPAPMMPVSSASHSAGGGSPAATANMGTGMLSQASGVCVGSAGGAGDRMPRYLSSPAAAAAVYAASSQQAISNAVNEHGPNNFATIRTTSIVTKQQKEHMQEEMHEQMSGYKRMRREHQAALLKLEEKCKLEMEAHKGALDKEYDNLLYNFTRELERLEAKHQQDLERRQKQTTAAEKKLFKEISLKQESERKAFDLNRKKEYKANKERWKRELSMDESTPKRQRDLTLQSQKDNLKQAEAQEEQRLLRVQKQYIDLEMRKFRRRRLISLHELEDQLLRDELSKKQHQLEQAHAILLKHHEKTQELEYRQQKSVHQLREEQINTQHDTELKNQNDYMERVKKELLRKHALEIRQHPKSLKQKELQIRKQFRETCKTQTKQYKRYKAQILQTTPKEQQKEVIKQLKEEKHRKLTLLGEQYEQSIADMFQSQSYKLDETQVIECHRTNEQLEYELDVLTAYQNKNKKQAQEQRDRERKELENRVNVRRGLLESKMNAELQQFNQERAERLRIKQEKHARELEAFDQESLALGFSALSLSEVSRETYPDEEGSLSGSMISLAHSNSSTSFPAGSL, encoded by the exons ATGCCACCTGCACGTCCTGGAAGTCTTAAGGATCCGGAAATTGCCGATCTTTTTTATAAACATGATCCAGAAAAAATATTCGAGGACTTGCGTGAAATTGGTCATGGCTCGTTTGGCGCTGTTTATTATGCGCGATGCAACCTTACCAAAGAAATCGTGGCCATTAAAAAGATGTCCTTTTTGGGCAAACAGAGCCTTGAAAAATGGCAGGATATTCTTAAAGAAATCAG atttcTTCGTCAATTGAATCATCCGAACACCATAGAATACAAGGGCTGCTATCTACGTGAATCAACAGCGTGGCTGGTAATGGAATATTGTGTTGGCTCGGCTTCAGATATTATTGAAGTACATAAGAAGCCTTTACACGAGGACGAAATCGCTGCGATATGTGATGGCGTTCTGAACGGCTTGAGTTACTTACACAGTTTGGGGCGCATACACAGAGATATAAAAGCCGGCAATATTCTTCTCACAGATAATGGTATTGTTAAATTGGCAGATTTCGGTAGCGCTGCTATTAAGTGTCCAGCTAACAGTTTTGTGGGCACTCCGTATTGGATGGCCCCGGAAGTGATTCTAGCTATGGATGAGGGCCAGTATGATGGTAAAGTTGATGTGTGGTCCTTGGGTATTACTTGCATTGAATTGGCTGAACGGAAACCACCATATTTTAACATGAATGCAATGTCTGCTCTTTATCACATTGCTCAAAATGATTCTCCAAATTTATCC aaaaatgaatGGTCAGATACATTTTGCAATTTTGTTGAATTGTGTCTCAAAAAAATGCCCGTGGAGCGACCTTCGTCAACGAAACTGCTAAAACACGAATTTTTGACACAGCCACGTTCAGATATTGTGTTGCTGGAATTGATAGCTCGTACAAAAGCTGCAGTGCGTGAAttagataatttaaattatcgtaaaatgaaaaaaatactaatgGTCGATACCTGCGAGACTGAGAGCGCCATAGGCGATACGGACGATACACAGGATGAACATGCTGGCGGTGATAGCAGCAAGAGTAATAGTATTACTTCAGAACACTCCATACATTCG AGCTCTTCGTCGAATTCTATTCCCACCAGTCAAAATCACATATTGACACAACAGCAGCATATTGCTGTGAATTATCAGCAACAAGCAGCTGCtgcggcagcggcggcggcggctgCAAGTGGAGTTGCGGCACGAAATTCATCACGACAAAGAAATCTGCCGCCACTACCTAATATAATGCACAATATGAACAATAATGTTACGCCAACAAATTCAACTTCCGTTGTGCCAGCACCTATGATGCCTGTATCGTCCGCAAGTCATTCAGCAGGAGGGGGTTCCCCTGCTGCTACAGCGAATATGGGAACAGGCATGTTATCTCAAGCAAGCGGTGTTTGCGTGGGCAGTGCCGGTGGTGCTGGCGATCGTATGCCTCGCTATTTGTCATCACCTGCCGCCGCAGCCGCAGTATATGCTGCATCGTCACAGCAAGCCATCTCTAATGCCGTCAATGAGCATGGACCTAACAATTTTGCCACTATTCGGACTACAAGTATTGTAACAAAGCAACAGAAAGAACATATGCAG GAGGAAATGCATGAACAAATGTCTGGCTATAAACGAATGCGTCGCGAGCATCAAGCTGCGTTACTGAAGCTCGAAGAGAAGTGTAAACTGGAAATGGAGGCTCATAAGGGTGCATTAGACAAGGAATATGATAATCTGTTATACAACTTCACACGGGAATTGGAGCGTTTAGAG GCGAAGCATCAGCAAGACCTAGAACGTCGTCAAAAGCAAACAACCGCAGCGGAAAAGAAACTTTTCAAGGAGATTTCTTTGAAACAGGAAAGTGAACGTAAAGCCTTTGATTTAAATCGCAAAAAGGAATATAAGGCAAATAAAGAACGATGGAAACGTGAACTATCGATGGATGAATCCACACCGAAACGGCAACGTGACCTGACGTTGCAATCACAGAAAGACAACTTGAAGCAAGCAGAAGCGCAAGAGGAACAACGTTTGCTGAGAGTACAAAAACAGTATATTGACTTGGAAATGCGGAAATTCAGAAGAAGACGCCTAATATCTCTTCACGAGCTCGAAGACCAGTTATTGCGTGAT GAATTAAGCAAAAAGCAACATCAGTTGGAGCAGGCGCATGCTATTCTGCTGAAACATCATGAAAAAACGCAGGAACTAGAATATCGTCAGCAAAAAAGTGTACATCAGCTTCGCGAGGAGCAG ATAAATACTCAGCACGATACGGAACTGAAGAATCAAAATGACTATATGGAGCGAGTTAAAAAAGAACTTCTGCGGAAACACGCTCTTGAAATCAGACAACATCCTAAAAGTTTAAAG CAAAAAGAACTGCAAATCCGTAAACAATTTCGCGAAACTTGCAAAACTCAGACAAAACAATATAAACGCTATAAGGCACAAATTCTCCAGACCACACCAAAAGAACAGCAGAAGGAGGTTATAAAACAATTGAAGGAAGAGAAGCATCGAAAATTAACACTTCTCGGTGAACag TACGAACAAAGCATCGCCGATATGTTCCAAAGTCAGAGTTACAAATTGGATGAGACCCAAGTGATTGAGTGCCATCGTACCAACGAGCAATTGGAATACGAACTTGATGTGCTCACTGcctatcaaaataaaaacaagaaacaagcTCAGGAGCAACGTGATCGTGAGCGTAAAGAGTTGGAAAACAGAGTAAACGTTCGTAGAGGTTTACTGGAGAGCAAG ATGAATGCGGAGTTACAGCAGTTCAATCAAGAGCGAGCTGAACGTTTACGTATCAAACAAGAAAAGCATGCCAGAGAACTAGAAGCTTTCGATCAGGAATCGCTTGCGTTAGGTTTCAG CGCTCTATCACTCAGCGAGGTGTCGCGCGAAACATACCCCGACGAGGAGGGTAGCTTATCAGGGTCCATGATCAGTTTAGCGCATAGTAATAGCTCTACAAGTTTTCCGGCTGGCTCCCTATAG
- the LOC120773678 gene encoding serine/threonine-protein kinase Tao isoform X2 has product MPPARPGSLKDPEIADLFYKHDPEKIFEDLREIGHGSFGAVYYARCNLTKEIVAIKKMSFLGKQSLEKWQDILKEIRFLRQLNHPNTIEYKGCYLRESTAWLVMEYCVGSASDIIEVHKKPLHEDEIAAICDGVLNGLSYLHSLGRIHRDIKAGNILLTDNGIVKLADFGSAAIKCPANSFVGTPYWMAPEVILAMDEGQYDGKVDVWSLGITCIELAERKPPYFNMNAMSALYHIAQNDSPNLSKNEWSDTFCNFVELCLKKMPVERPSSTKLLKHEFLTQPRSDIVLLELIARTKAAVRELDNLNYRKMKKILMVDTCETESAIGDTDDTQDEHAGGDSSKSNSITSEHSIHSVGVSAASSQSSSSNSIPTSQNHILTQQQHIAVNYQQQAAAAAAAAAAASGVAARNSSRQRNLPPLPNIMHNMNNNVTPTNSTSVVPAPMMPVSSASHSAGGGSPAATANMGTGMLSQASGVCVGSAGGAGDRMPRYLSSPAAAAAVYAASSQQAISNAVNEHGPNNFATIRTTSIVTKQQKEHMQEEMHEQMSGYKRMRREHQAALLKLEEKCKLEMEAHKGALDKEYDNLLYNFTRELERLEAKHQQDLERRQKQTTAAEKKLFKEISLKQESERKAFDLNRKKEYKANKERWKRELSMDESTPKRQRDLTLQSQKDNLKQAEAQEEQRLLRVQKQYIDLEMRKFRRRRLISLHELEDQLLRDELSKKQHQLEQAHAILLKHHEKTQELEYRQQKSVHQLREEQINTQHDTELKNQNDYMERVKKELLRKHALEIRQHPKSLKQKELQIRKQFRETCKTQTKQYKRYKAQILQTTPKEQQKEVIKQLKEEKHRKLTLLGEQYEQSIADMFQSQSYKLDETQVIECHRTNEQLEYELDVLTAYQNKNKKQAQEQRDRERKELENRVNVRRGLLESKMNAELQQFNQERAERLRIKQEKHARELEAFDQESLALGFSALSLSEVSRETYPDEEGSLSGSMISLAHSNSSTSFPAGSL; this is encoded by the exons ATGCCACCTGCACGTCCTGGAAGTCTTAAGGATCCGGAAATTGCCGATCTTTTTTATAAACATGATCCAGAAAAAATATTCGAGGACTTGCGTGAAATTGGTCATGGCTCGTTTGGCGCTGTTTATTATGCGCGATGCAACCTTACCAAAGAAATCGTGGCCATTAAAAAGATGTCCTTTTTGGGCAAACAGAGCCTTGAAAAATGGCAGGATATTCTTAAAGAAATCAG atttcTTCGTCAATTGAATCATCCGAACACCATAGAATACAAGGGCTGCTATCTACGTGAATCAACAGCGTGGCTGGTAATGGAATATTGTGTTGGCTCGGCTTCAGATATTATTGAAGTACATAAGAAGCCTTTACACGAGGACGAAATCGCTGCGATATGTGATGGCGTTCTGAACGGCTTGAGTTACTTACACAGTTTGGGGCGCATACACAGAGATATAAAAGCCGGCAATATTCTTCTCACAGATAATGGTATTGTTAAATTGGCAGATTTCGGTAGCGCTGCTATTAAGTGTCCAGCTAACAGTTTTGTGGGCACTCCGTATTGGATGGCCCCGGAAGTGATTCTAGCTATGGATGAGGGCCAGTATGATGGTAAAGTTGATGTGTGGTCCTTGGGTATTACTTGCATTGAATTGGCTGAACGGAAACCACCATATTTTAACATGAATGCAATGTCTGCTCTTTATCACATTGCTCAAAATGATTCTCCAAATTTATCC aaaaatgaatGGTCAGATACATTTTGCAATTTTGTTGAATTGTGTCTCAAAAAAATGCCCGTGGAGCGACCTTCGTCAACGAAACTGCTAAAACACGAATTTTTGACACAGCCACGTTCAGATATTGTGTTGCTGGAATTGATAGCTCGTACAAAAGCTGCAGTGCGTGAAttagataatttaaattatcgtaaaatgaaaaaaatactaatgGTCGATACCTGCGAGACTGAGAGCGCCATAGGCGATACGGACGATACACAGGATGAACATGCTGGCGGTGATAGCAGCAAGAGTAATAGTATTACTTCAGAACACTCCATACATTCGGTGGGTGTGTCGGCGGCCAGTAGTCAA AGCTCTTCGTCGAATTCTATTCCCACCAGTCAAAATCACATATTGACACAACAGCAGCATATTGCTGTGAATTATCAGCAACAAGCAGCTGCtgcggcagcggcggcggcggctgCAAGTGGAGTTGCGGCACGAAATTCATCACGACAAAGAAATCTGCCGCCACTACCTAATATAATGCACAATATGAACAATAATGTTACGCCAACAAATTCAACTTCCGTTGTGCCAGCACCTATGATGCCTGTATCGTCCGCAAGTCATTCAGCAGGAGGGGGTTCCCCTGCTGCTACAGCGAATATGGGAACAGGCATGTTATCTCAAGCAAGCGGTGTTTGCGTGGGCAGTGCCGGTGGTGCTGGCGATCGTATGCCTCGCTATTTGTCATCACCTGCCGCCGCAGCCGCAGTATATGCTGCATCGTCACAGCAAGCCATCTCTAATGCCGTCAATGAGCATGGACCTAACAATTTTGCCACTATTCGGACTACAAGTATTGTAACAAAGCAACAGAAAGAACATATGCAG GAGGAAATGCATGAACAAATGTCTGGCTATAAACGAATGCGTCGCGAGCATCAAGCTGCGTTACTGAAGCTCGAAGAGAAGTGTAAACTGGAAATGGAGGCTCATAAGGGTGCATTAGACAAGGAATATGATAATCTGTTATACAACTTCACACGGGAATTGGAGCGTTTAGAG GCGAAGCATCAGCAAGACCTAGAACGTCGTCAAAAGCAAACAACCGCAGCGGAAAAGAAACTTTTCAAGGAGATTTCTTTGAAACAGGAAAGTGAACGTAAAGCCTTTGATTTAAATCGCAAAAAGGAATATAAGGCAAATAAAGAACGATGGAAACGTGAACTATCGATGGATGAATCCACACCGAAACGGCAACGTGACCTGACGTTGCAATCACAGAAAGACAACTTGAAGCAAGCAGAAGCGCAAGAGGAACAACGTTTGCTGAGAGTACAAAAACAGTATATTGACTTGGAAATGCGGAAATTCAGAAGAAGACGCCTAATATCTCTTCACGAGCTCGAAGACCAGTTATTGCGTGAT GAATTAAGCAAAAAGCAACATCAGTTGGAGCAGGCGCATGCTATTCTGCTGAAACATCATGAAAAAACGCAGGAACTAGAATATCGTCAGCAAAAAAGTGTACATCAGCTTCGCGAGGAGCAG ATAAATACTCAGCACGATACGGAACTGAAGAATCAAAATGACTATATGGAGCGAGTTAAAAAAGAACTTCTGCGGAAACACGCTCTTGAAATCAGACAACATCCTAAAAGTTTAAAG CAAAAAGAACTGCAAATCCGTAAACAATTTCGCGAAACTTGCAAAACTCAGACAAAACAATATAAACGCTATAAGGCACAAATTCTCCAGACCACACCAAAAGAACAGCAGAAGGAGGTTATAAAACAATTGAAGGAAGAGAAGCATCGAAAATTAACACTTCTCGGTGAACag TACGAACAAAGCATCGCCGATATGTTCCAAAGTCAGAGTTACAAATTGGATGAGACCCAAGTGATTGAGTGCCATCGTACCAACGAGCAATTGGAATACGAACTTGATGTGCTCACTGcctatcaaaataaaaacaagaaacaagcTCAGGAGCAACGTGATCGTGAGCGTAAAGAGTTGGAAAACAGAGTAAACGTTCGTAGAGGTTTACTGGAGAGCAAG ATGAATGCGGAGTTACAGCAGTTCAATCAAGAGCGAGCTGAACGTTTACGTATCAAACAAGAAAAGCATGCCAGAGAACTAGAAGCTTTCGATCAGGAATCGCTTGCGTTAGGTTTCAG CGCTCTATCACTCAGCGAGGTGTCGCGCGAAACATACCCCGACGAGGAGGGTAGCTTATCAGGGTCCATGATCAGTTTAGCGCATAGTAATAGCTCTACAAGTTTTCCGGCTGGCTCCCTATAG